In Phoenix dactylifera cultivar Barhee BC4 chromosome 11, palm_55x_up_171113_PBpolish2nd_filt_p, whole genome shotgun sequence, the following are encoded in one genomic region:
- the LOC103710531 gene encoding pentatricopeptide repeat-containing protein At4g21065 produces MQPKPPTTILNPSASILTQFLPPSLSRRHPTPSSLATSPPRSPAPKPPSLRRCIALLQTCKSLPKIKQIHAHSIRTGVPLSDRAFGKHLVFAIVSLSPSPLPYAAAVFSQIHLPGVFTYNTMVRGYAESDSPGPALLVHRQMLAAAVTPDTHTYPFLLKACAKLMAFREGEKVHSLSVKNGLETSVFVQNTLVHFYATCGLFESAYKVFEGMDERNLVTWNSIINGFAINGRPNEALTLFREMSLEDSGVKPDGFTMVSLLCACAELGALALGRRAHLYLFKVGLCGNVHVENALIDLYAKCGSVEEAYRVFNEMASKTVVSWTSLIVGMAVNGFGKEALELFSAMERERLVPTEITLVGVLYACSHCGLVDEGFRYFNRMKNEYNIVPKIEHYGCMVDLLGRAGLVEQAHDYIMNMPLEPNAVLWRTLLGACAMHKRLDLGKLAWARLAELDPGHSGDYVLLSNLYASVGRWGEVHRLRRSMLKGGVRKMPGHSLVELGNRVHEFVMGDRSHSQSDEIYKMLEEIANKLRLEGYAPRTTNVLADIEEEEKETALNYHSERLAIAFALLNSAPGAPIRIVKNLRVCADCHLVTNLISKVYDREIVVRDRSRFHHFRDGSCSCKDYW; encoded by the coding sequence ATGCagcccaaaccccccaccaccaTACTAAACCCCTCAGCCTCCATCCTGACCCAATTCCTCCCTCCATCCCTCTCAAGAAGACACCCCACCCCTTCCTCCCTCGCCACCTCACCCCCACGCTCTCCCGCCCCAAAACCCCCCTCCCTCAGGCGGTGCATCGCCCTCCTCCAGACATGCAAATCCCTCCCAAAAATCAAGCAAATCCACGCCCACTCCATCCGCACCGGCGTCCCCCTCTCCGACCGGGCTTTCGGCAAACACCTTGTCTTCGCCAtcgtctccctctccccctcccccctcccctaCGCCGCCGCCGTCTTCTCCCAGATCCACCTTCCCGGCGTCTTCACCTACAACACCATGGTCCGCGGCTACGCCGAGAGCGACAGCCCCGGCCCCGCCCTCCTCGTCCACCGCCAGATGCTCGCTGCCGCCGTCACCCCCGACACCCACACCTATCCTTTCCTCCTCAAGGCATGCGCCAAGCTCATGGCCTTCCGGGAAGGCGAGAAGGTCCACTCCCTCTCCGTCAAGAACGGCCTCGAGACCTCCGTCTTCGTCCAGAACACTCTCGTCCATTTCTACGCTACCTGTGGCCTATTTGAGAGCGCCTACAAGGTGTTCGAGGGAATGGATGAGAGAAACCTCGTCACCTGGAATTCCATCATTAATGGGTTCGCTATCAACGGAAGGCCCAATGAAGCGCTCACGCTCTTCAGAGAGATGAGTCTGGAGGACAGCGGCGTCAAGCCGGATGGTTTTACTATGGTTAGCTTGCTCTGCGCCTGCGCCGAGCTCGGTGCCTTGGCACTCGGCCGGAGGGCGCATCTGTACTTGTTTAAGGTGGGGCTCTGTGGGAACGTCCATGTGGAGAACGCGCTCATTGATCTCTATGCCAAGTGTGGGAGCGTTGAGGAGGCTTACAGGGTTTTCAACGAGATGGCGTCGAAGACTGTTGTGTCTTGGACTTCATTGATCGTTGGGATGGCGGTGAATGGGTTTGGCAAGGAGGCGCTCGAGCTTTTCAGTGCAATGGAGAGGGAGAGGCTGGTGCCGACCGAGATCACATTGGTTGGGGTCTTGTATGCTTGTAGCCATTGCGGTTTGGTCGACGAGGGGTTCAGGTACTTCAATCGGATGAAGAATGAATACAACATAGTTCCAAAAATTGAGCACTATGGCTGCATGGTTGATCTCTTGGGAAGAGCTGGCTTGGTGGAGCAGGCACATGATTATATCATGAACATGCCATTGGAGCCCAATGCCGTCTTGTGGAGGACCTTGCTCGGAGCTTGTGCGATGCATAAGAGATTGGACCTTGGGAAGCTTGCTTGGGCGCGGCTTGCAGAGTTGGATCCAGGACACAGCGGAGATTATGTGCTTTTGTCCAATCTCTATGCCTCTGTCGGCCGGTGGGGGGAAGTCCATAGGCTAAGAAGGAGCATGTTGAAAGGAGGTGTGAGGAAGATGCCCGGGCATAGCCTCGTCGAATTGGGCAATCGTGTGCATGAATTTGTGATGGGAGATAGATCACATTCGCAGAGTGATGAGATATATAAGATGCTCGAGGAGATTGCGAACAAACTAAGATTAGAAGGATATGCGCCTCGCACGACTAATGTGTTGGCTGAcatagaggaggaggagaaggagactgCATTGAACTACCATAGTGAGAGGTTGGCCATAGCTTTTGCACTGCTTAACTCTGCCCCAGGGGCACCTATTAGGATTGTCAAGAACTTGAGGGTGTGCGCAGATTGCCATTTGGTGACTAACCTTATATCAAAGGTTTACGATCGGGAGATTGTTGTGAGAGATCGCAGTCGATTCCACCATTTCAGAGATGGATCATGTTCTTGTAAGGATTATTGGTAG